A stretch of Castanea sativa cultivar Marrone di Chiusa Pesio chromosome 2, ASM4071231v1 DNA encodes these proteins:
- the LOC142624237 gene encoding uncharacterized protein LOC142624237: MTKDNNPDIFIVTETKVGGDRAKEITNKLPFDGAMHTDTIGYTGGLWLLWNSTVVEVEPIATMEQEIHAIIKVSSSNLTSLLSAVYASPRFHECTALWGNLEIVASNHNLPWNMMGDFNEVLLSNEKFGGHPANTKRALRFQECLDACNMIDMGFSGAKYTWSIYERAVASFTTKAKIWNKEVFGNIFSRKRKIEARLRGIQIALSNRPSQSLVDLENDLRGEYAEVFRIEEEFWFMKSRVEVPVNGDSNTSFYHTSTITRRIRNKIVNLRDGNGDWIGNDTDVAKHVRDGFIAFYTTEPISDQEIKNSIWSMKLFKALEPNGLQAGFFHRFWLLVSSSVIKAVQGVFHSGKVSKNLKKALISLIPKCSGADCLSSYKPISLCNTVYKAVSKVIVARLRPYLNYSKDKKQNCWPSGCGKVLKNLSKTLITLIPKRPGADYLSSYRPINLCNTVYKAVSKVIVARLRPYLTDLVSPMQTAFVPGSKCIDNIVIVQEILHSMSRNKGSSCQMTIKIDLEKAYDRLEWSFIRDTLALFKVPNFLLNVIMSCITSSSIVVLFNGGALEDFRPIRGIRQGNPLSPYVFIMCMEVLGFLIKDKCDSKLWNSVKAS; this comes from the exons atgacGAAGGATAATAATCCAGACATTTTTATTGTCACTGAGACGAAAGTTGGTGGAGATAGAGCTAAGGAAATCACAAATAAACTCCCCTTTGATGGAGCTATGCACACAGATACCATAGGCTATACAGGGGGCCTCTGGCTCTTATGGAACTCGACAGTAGTGGAAGTGGAGCCCATTGCAACAATGGAGCAAGAAATCCATGCCATTATTAAGGTTAGTAGCTCAAACCTAACTTCGCTCCTCTCTGCTGTTTATGCAAGCCCTAGGTTCCATGAATGCACTGCCCTTTGGGGAAACCTTGAGATAGTAGCCTCAAACCATAATTTGCCTTGGAATATGATGGGGGATTTTAATGAGGTTTTGCTGAGTAATGAAAAATTTGGGGGTCACCCAGCTAACACCAAAAGAGCCTTGAGATTTCAAGAATGCCTAGATGCTTGTAATATGATAGACATGGGGTTTAGTGGTGCCAAATACACCTGGTCCATATATGAGAGGG CAGTAGCCTCCTTCACCACTAAGGCCAAGATCTGGAATAAGGAAGTGTTCGGTAACATTTTCtctagaaaaaggaaaattgaagcCAGACTTAGAGGAATTCAAATAGCCCTTAGTAACAGACCCTCTCAATCCTTGGTTGACTTGGAAAATGACCTGAGGGGGGAATATGCTGAAGTTTTTAGAATTGAAGAAGAATTCTGGTTTATGAAGTCTAGGGTTGAGGTGCCGGTTAATGGAGATAGTAATACTTCCTTTTATCACACGTCCACGATTACTCGAAGGATAAGAAACAAAATTGTTAACCTTCGGGATGGTAATGGTGATTGGATTGGCAATGACACGGATGTAGCAAAGCATGTAAGGGATGGTTTTATTGCTTTCTACACTACGG AACCTATCTCTgaccaagaaattaaaaattccaTTTGGTCTATGAAACTATTCAAGGCTCTAGAGCCAAATGGACTGCAAGCCGGTTTTTTCCATAGGTTTTGGCTTTTGGTGAGCAGCTCTGTTATTAAGGCAGTCCAAGGTGTTTTTCATAGTGGGAAAGTTTcgaaaaatctcaaaaaagcGCTCATAAGTCTTATTCCCAAGTGTTCGGGTGCTGATTGTTTGAGCAGTTACAAACCTATCAGTCTATGTAACACTGTCTATAAGGCTGTCTCAAAGGTCATCGTAGCCAGACTAAGACCTTACCTCAATTACTCGAAGGATAAGAAACAAAATTGTTGGCCTTCGGGATG TGGGAAAGTTCTGAAAAATCTCAGCAAAACGCTTATAACTCTCATTCCCAAGCGTCCTGGTGCTGATTATTTGAGCAGTTACAGACCTATCAATCTATGTAACACTGTCTATAAGGCTGTCTCAAAGGTCATCGTAGCCAGACTAAGACCTTACCTCACTGATTTGGTGTCTCCCATGCAAACGGCCTTTGTCCCAGGGAGTAAGTGTATTGATAATATAGTCATTGTCCAAGAGATCCTTCACTCAATGAGTAGAAACAAAGGAAGTTCATGTCAAATGACGATTAAAATCGATTTAGAGAAAGCCTATGATAGGCTTGAATGGAGTTTTATTCGAGATACTCTGGCTCTCTTCAAGGTCCCAAATTTCCTTCTCAATGTTATAATGAGCTGCATCACTTCCTCTAGTATTGTTGTTTTGTTCAATGGAGGAGCCTTGGAGGATTTTAGACCTATAAGGGGGATTAGACAGGGCAATCCTCTATCACCTTACGTATTTATCATGTGCATGGAGGTGCTTGGTTTTCTCATTAAGGATAAGTGTGACTCAAAGCTGTGGAATTCGGTTAAAGCTTCTTGA